A DNA window from Gorilla gorilla gorilla isolate KB3781 chromosome 19, NHGRI_mGorGor1-v2.1_pri, whole genome shotgun sequence contains the following coding sequences:
- the C19H17orf107 gene encoding uncharacterized protein C17orf107 homolog: MKGTPSSLDTLMWIYHFHSSTEVALQPPLLSSLELSVAAAHEYLEQRFRELKSLEPPEPKMQGMLPAPKPTLGLVLREATASLVSFGATLLEISALWLQQEARRLDGSAGPAPDGRDPGAALSRVAQAAGQGARQAGAAVGASARLLVQGAWLCLCGRGLPHSCDSGNSS; the protein is encoded by the exons ATGAAGGGGACCCCCAGCTCCCTGGACACCCTGATGTGGATCTACCACTTCCATAGCTCCACCGAG GTGGCCCTCCAGCCCCCGCTTCTGTCTTCCCTGGAACTCTCCGTGGCCGCAGCCCATGAATATCTGGAGCAGAGATTCAGAGAGCTGAAGTCCCTGGAGCCACCAGAGCCGAAGATGCAGGGGATGCTGCCTGCCCCGAAGCCCACCCTGGGGCTGGTGTTAAGAGAAGCCACAGCCAGCCTCGTGAGCTTCGGCGCCACCTTGTTAGAG ATCTCAGCCTTGTGGCTGCAGCAGGAGGCGCGGCGACTAGACGGCAGCGCGGGCCCAGCCCCAGACGGCAGGGATCCGGGTGCAGCGCTGAGCCGGGTAGCCCAGGCCGCAGGGCAGGGGGCTCGGCAAGCTGGGGCTGCGGTGGGCGCCAGCGCCCGGCTCCTAGTCCAGGGAGCGTGGCTATGCCTGTGTGGACGGGGTCTGCCTCATTCCTGCGACAGTGGCAACAGCAGCTAG